A portion of the Streptococcus urinalis 2285-97 genome contains these proteins:
- a CDS encoding IreB family regulatory phosphoprotein, translated as MGFTDETVRFNLDDSNKKEISETLTAVYHSLDEKGYNPINQIVGYVLSGDPAYVPRYNDARNQIRKYERDEIVEELVRYYLQGNGIDLK; from the coding sequence ATGGGATTTACAGATGAAACAGTCCGCTTTAACTTGGACGATAGTAATAAAAAAGAAATCAGTGAAACACTTACAGCTGTTTACCACTCTCTTGATGAAAAAGGCTACAATCCAATTAATCAAATCGTAGGATATGTTTTAAGTGGAGATCCTGCTTATGTTCCTCGTTATAATGATGCTCGTAATCAAATTCGTAAATATGAGCGTGATGAAATTGTAGAAGAGCTTGTTCGTTATTATTTACAAGGAAATGGAATAGATCTTAAATGA
- a CDS encoding competence/damage-inducible protein A yields the protein MKAEIIAVGTEILTGQIVNTNAQFLSEKMAELGIDIYFQTVVGDNETRLLSVIELASKRSDLIILCGGLGPTEDDLTKQTLAKYLNKQLVFDEEANQKLDAFFASRDQFSRTPNNERQAQLIEGSIPLQNRTGLAVGGIITSSDRQYVVLPGPPSELKPMVNEQLIPHLSKSNTKLYSRVLRFFGIGESQLATILSDFIENQTDPTLAPYAKIGEVTLRMSTKAINQVEATKKLEALEGKLLATKTLDNKYLSDFFYGYGENNSLPEVVFNLLKESHTTISVAESLTAGLFQSTLADFPGVSKLFFGGFITYSLKEKSKMLSINKKELEKHGVVSAYTAEKMASQARLLTKTDIGVSLTGVAGPESLEGHKAGTVFIGIATKEKTVSYKVNVGNRTRSDIRYIACLNAFNLVRKTLLNL from the coding sequence ATGAAAGCAGAAATTATTGCAGTTGGTACAGAGATTTTAACAGGACAAATTGTAAATACAAATGCTCAGTTTTTATCAGAAAAGATGGCTGAACTAGGTATTGATATTTATTTTCAAACTGTTGTTGGTGACAATGAGACAAGATTACTGTCGGTTATTGAACTAGCGAGCAAAAGGAGTGACCTCATTATACTATGTGGTGGCTTAGGCCCAACAGAAGATGACTTGACAAAACAAACACTAGCTAAATACTTAAATAAACAATTAGTTTTTGATGAAGAAGCTAATCAAAAATTGGATGCATTTTTCGCTAGTAGAGATCAGTTTAGCAGAACACCTAACAATGAAAGACAAGCTCAATTAATAGAAGGGTCAATTCCTCTTCAAAATCGTACAGGACTAGCTGTCGGTGGCATAATTACATCATCAGATAGACAATATGTTGTATTGCCTGGACCCCCTAGTGAATTAAAACCAATGGTTAATGAACAATTGATTCCTCATTTATCAAAATCAAATACTAAACTCTATTCTAGAGTCTTACGATTCTTCGGTATTGGTGAAAGTCAATTAGCTACAATTTTATCTGACTTTATTGAAAATCAAACAGATCCAACATTAGCACCCTATGCAAAGATTGGTGAAGTCACTTTACGGATGTCTACTAAAGCAATTAATCAAGTTGAAGCTACTAAAAAGCTTGAGGCATTAGAAGGTAAACTATTAGCTACTAAAACACTAGACAATAAGTATCTATCTGATTTCTTTTATGGTTACGGTGAAAATAATTCTTTACCTGAAGTTGTCTTTAATCTTTTAAAAGAATCTCATACCACTATTTCAGTTGCAGAAAGTTTGACAGCAGGACTATTTCAGTCAACATTAGCCGATTTCCCAGGGGTATCTAAACTATTTTTTGGTGGGTTTATCACTTATAGTTTAAAAGAAAAATCAAAAATGCTTTCTATTAATAAAAAAGAGTTAGAAAAACATGGTGTTGTAAGTGCCTATACAGCTGAAAAAATGGCAAGTCAAGCAAGGTTATTAACAAAAACGGATATTGGTGTTAGTTTAACTGGTGTGGCTGGGCCAGAATCATTAGAAGGTCATAAAGCAGGAACTGTTTTTATTGGCATTGCGACAAAAGAAAAGACTGTATCTTATAAAGTAAATGTTGGAAATAGAACACGCTCAGACATACGCTATATAGCTTGTTTAAACGCATTTAATCTAGTCCGAAAAACTTTATTAAATCTTTAA
- the ruvA gene encoding Holliday junction branch migration protein RuvA — MYEYIKGTLTKITAKYIVVETSGIGYMINVANPYSFTDSVNQSLQVYLHHVVREDAQLLFGFHTENEKNVFLKLISVSGIGPTTALAIIAVDDNEGLVNAIDQSDIKYLTKFPKIGKKTAQQMVLDLAGKFIEEETKVKNAGQTKSDVNEQLEEAMEALLVLGYKASELKKIRNFFDGTDDTAENYIKSALKMLMKG, encoded by the coding sequence ATGTACGAGTATATTAAAGGAACGTTAACAAAAATTACTGCTAAATATATAGTTGTTGAAACATCAGGAATAGGCTATATGATAAATGTAGCAAATCCTTATAGCTTTACAGATAGTGTAAATCAATCTTTACAGGTGTATTTACACCATGTGGTTAGAGAGGACGCACAATTGCTTTTTGGTTTTCACACTGAAAACGAAAAAAATGTTTTTTTGAAACTAATATCTGTTTCAGGAATTGGTCCAACGACTGCTTTAGCCATAATTGCAGTTGATGATAATGAAGGTCTAGTAAATGCTATTGATCAGAGTGATATTAAGTATCTGACTAAATTTCCTAAGATTGGTAAAAAGACGGCTCAACAGATGGTACTTGATTTAGCTGGAAAATTTATTGAAGAAGAGACAAAAGTTAAAAATGCTGGTCAAACTAAATCTGATGTTAATGAACAGTTAGAAGAAGCAATGGAAGCACTGTTAGTATTAGGTTATAAAGCAAGTGAATTAAAGAAAATTAGGAATTTCTTTGATGGAACAGATGATACTGCGGAAAATTATATTAAGTCTGCACTAAAAATGCTTATGAAAGGTTAA
- the recA gene encoding recombinase RecA yields the protein MAKKVKKTEEISKKFGDERRKALDDALKNIEKDFGKGAVMRLGERAEQKVQVMSSGSLALDIALGAGGYPKGRIIEIYGPESSGKTTVALHAVAQAQKDGGIAAFIDAEHALDPAYAAALGVNIDDLLLSQPDSGEQGLEIAGKLIDSGAVDLVVIDSVAALVPRAEIDGDIGDSHVGLQARMMSQAMRKLSASINKTKTVAIFINQLREKVGIMFGNPETTPGGRALKFYASVRLDVRGNTQIKGTGDQRDQNVGKETKIKVVKNKVAPPFKEAFVEIMYGEGISRTGELVKIATDLDIIQKAGAWYSYNGNKIGQGSENAKRFLADNQDIFDEIDHKVRVHYGLIEDDQIEKNETKTVEENNESELTLDLDDAIELED from the coding sequence TTGGCAAAAAAAGTTAAAAAGACTGAAGAAATTAGCAAAAAATTTGGTGACGAACGTCGTAAAGCATTGGATGATGCCTTAAAAAATATTGAAAAAGATTTTGGAAAAGGTGCAGTTATGCGTCTTGGTGAACGAGCAGAACAAAAAGTTCAAGTAATGAGTTCTGGAAGTTTGGCACTTGATATTGCTTTGGGTGCGGGTGGTTATCCAAAAGGACGTATTATCGAAATATATGGTCCTGAGAGTTCAGGTAAAACCACAGTAGCTTTACATGCGGTTGCGCAAGCTCAAAAAGACGGCGGAATTGCTGCTTTTATTGATGCTGAACACGCACTTGATCCAGCTTATGCAGCAGCACTTGGGGTTAATATTGATGATTTGTTACTTTCACAACCTGATTCAGGAGAACAAGGACTTGAGATTGCTGGCAAATTAATTGACTCTGGTGCAGTTGATTTAGTTGTTATTGATTCAGTTGCTGCCTTAGTACCTCGTGCAGAAATCGATGGTGATATTGGTGATAGTCATGTTGGTTTACAAGCCAGAATGATGAGTCAAGCTATGCGCAAATTATCAGCATCAATTAATAAAACGAAAACAGTTGCAATCTTTATTAACCAATTGCGTGAAAAAGTTGGTATTATGTTTGGTAATCCTGAGACAACTCCTGGTGGACGTGCATTAAAATTCTATGCTTCAGTACGTTTGGATGTTCGTGGTAATACGCAAATAAAAGGTACTGGTGATCAACGTGATCAAAATGTTGGCAAAGAAACCAAAATTAAAGTTGTTAAAAATAAAGTTGCTCCACCATTTAAAGAAGCTTTCGTTGAAATTATGTATGGAGAAGGTATTTCTCGTACAGGTGAGTTAGTAAAAATAGCAACTGATTTGGATATTATTCAAAAAGCAGGTGCTTGGTATTCTTACAATGGTAACAAAATTGGACAAGGTTCAGAAAATGCTAAACGTTTCCTAGCAGATAATCAAGACATATTTGATGAAATTGATCATAAAGTTCGCGTTCATTATGGATTAATTGAAGATGATCAAATTGAAAAAAATGAAACAAAAACAGTAGAAGAAAATAATGAGTCTGAATTAACTTTAGATCTTGATGATGCTATTGAATTAGAAGATTAA
- the mutL gene encoding DNA mismatch repair endonuclease MutL, translating to MAKIIELPEVLANQIAAGEVVERPSSVVKELVENAIDAASTQITIEIEESGLKSIIITDNGEGMSPEDVALSLRRHATSKIKNQADLFRIRTLGFRGEALPSVASISEITIKTATRDSKSGTLLKAKGGEITLQEVTSTPVGTKISVENLFYNTPARLKYMKSLQAELSHIVDVINRQSLAHPEIAFRLINDGRELTRTSGTGNLRQAISGIYGLNTARKMIEISASDLDLEISGYISLPELTRANRNYITLLINGRYIKNFLLNRAILDGYGSKLMVGRFPIAVINIDIDPYLADVNVHPTKQEVRISKERELMALISQAIQNSLREQALIPDALENLAKSSTRIKNKSEQTSFYLPTGDGGTHNYEEDTSKRELTEVHETKANYIASNTEVDNYVNVVDNKLTESSIKIAERHQQYSQENPQHSDLDFSNNRKIDKMIASLENEEKSSFPELDYFGQMHGTYLFAQGKNGLYIIDQHAAQERVKYEYYREKIGDVDSSLQQLLVPYLFEFSTSDFLTLQEKMANLNAVGVFLEPYGQNTFILREHPIWMKENEIEIETAIYEMCDMLLLTNQVSIKKYRAELAIMMSCKRSIKANHHLDDYSARQLLIQLSQCDNPYNCPHGRPVLINFSTSDMEKMFRRIQENHTSLRDLGKY from the coding sequence ATGGCAAAAATTATTGAACTCCCAGAAGTACTAGCAAACCAAATTGCTGCCGGAGAAGTAGTTGAAAGGCCTTCTAGTGTTGTAAAAGAATTAGTTGAGAATGCTATTGATGCAGCTAGTACACAAATTACAATAGAGATTGAAGAATCTGGACTTAAATCTATTATTATTACTGATAATGGTGAAGGTATGAGTCCAGAAGATGTTGCGCTTAGTTTGAGACGTCATGCTACAAGTAAAATAAAGAATCAAGCGGATCTCTTTAGAATTCGAACATTGGGATTCCGTGGAGAAGCACTGCCTTCAGTAGCTTCAATTAGTGAAATAACAATAAAAACGGCCACTAGAGATTCAAAGTCTGGAACCTTGTTAAAAGCCAAAGGTGGGGAAATTACATTACAAGAAGTGACATCTACTCCAGTTGGGACAAAGATTAGTGTCGAAAATCTCTTTTATAATACCCCTGCAAGACTAAAATATATGAAAAGTTTACAGGCTGAGCTATCTCATATTGTTGATGTAATCAATCGTCAAAGCTTAGCACATCCAGAAATTGCTTTTAGACTAATCAATGATGGAAGAGAACTTACAAGGACTAGTGGCACGGGTAATTTGCGTCAAGCTATTTCTGGTATTTATGGTTTAAACACTGCTCGTAAAATGATTGAAATTTCAGCTTCAGATCTCGATCTTGAAATTTCTGGATACATCAGTTTACCTGAATTAACCAGAGCAAATCGAAATTATATTACCTTGTTAATTAATGGTAGATATATCAAAAACTTTTTGTTGAATCGTGCTATTCTAGATGGCTATGGATCAAAATTAATGGTTGGTCGTTTTCCAATTGCCGTAATAAATATTGATATTGATCCCTACTTAGCAGATGTCAATGTTCATCCAACAAAGCAAGAAGTAAGAATTTCTAAAGAGCGCGAGTTAATGGCATTAATTAGCCAAGCTATTCAAAATAGTCTCAGGGAACAAGCATTAATTCCAGATGCTCTGGAAAATCTTGCAAAATCAAGTACCAGAATTAAAAATAAAAGTGAGCAAACCAGCTTTTATCTCCCTACAGGAGATGGTGGAACTCATAATTATGAGGAAGATACTAGTAAAAGAGAGTTAACAGAAGTTCATGAAACTAAAGCAAATTATATAGCTTCTAATACAGAAGTTGACAATTACGTAAACGTAGTTGATAACAAGTTGACAGAGTCGTCAATTAAAATTGCTGAGAGACATCAGCAATATTCTCAGGAAAATCCTCAACATAGTGATTTAGATTTTTCAAATAATCGAAAAATAGACAAAATGATTGCATCTTTAGAAAATGAAGAAAAATCGAGCTTTCCTGAGTTGGATTACTTTGGTCAGATGCATGGGACTTACCTTTTTGCACAAGGGAAAAATGGGCTATATATTATTGATCAACATGCGGCTCAAGAACGTGTGAAATATGAATATTATAGAGAAAAGATAGGTGATGTTGATAGTAGTTTACAACAACTTTTAGTTCCTTATCTCTTTGAGTTTTCTACCTCCGACTTTTTAACGCTTCAAGAAAAGATGGCAAATCTCAATGCAGTAGGTGTTTTTTTAGAACCTTATGGTCAGAATACCTTTATTTTGAGAGAACATCCTATATGGATGAAAGAAAATGAAATTGAAATTGAAACTGCTATTTATGAGATGTGTGATATGTTATTACTAACAAATCAAGTATCAATCAAAAAGTACCGTGCTGAACTTGCCATTATGATGAGTTGTAAAAGGTCAATTAAAGCTAATCATCATCTAGATGACTACTCTGCTAGGCAATTATTAATCCAACTTTCTCAATGTGATAATCCTTACAATTGTCCACATGGTAGACCAGTATTGATCAATTTTTCAACTTCAGATATGGAAAAGATGTTTAGGCGTATTCAAGAGAATCATACAAGTCTTAGAGATTTGGGCAAATATTAG
- the ruvX gene encoding Holliday junction resolvase RuvX, giving the protein MRIMGLDVGSKTVGVAISDPLGFTAQGLEIIKINEEVGDFGFDRLSELVGAYKVEKFVVGLPKNMNNTSGPRVEASQAYGKKIKELFDIPVEYQDERLTTVQAERMLIEQADVSRGKRKKVIDKLAAQLILQNYLDRMY; this is encoded by the coding sequence ATGAGAATAATGGGATTGGACGTTGGCTCAAAGACAGTCGGAGTGGCTATTAGTGATCCCTTAGGCTTCACTGCACAAGGACTTGAAATCATAAAAATCAATGAAGAAGTCGGAGATTTTGGATTTGATCGTCTTTCTGAGCTCGTTGGTGCCTATAAAGTTGAAAAGTTTGTTGTTGGTTTACCTAAAAACATGAATAATACTAGTGGTCCAAGAGTAGAAGCTAGTCAAGCCTATGGTAAAAAAATAAAAGAATTATTCGATATACCAGTGGAATACCAAGACGAACGTCTAACAACAGTTCAAGCGGAAAGAATGTTAATAGAACAAGCTGATGTTAGTAGAGGAAAACGCAAAAAAGTCATTGATAAGTTGGCAGCGCAGCTAATTTTACAAAATTATTTAGATCGTATGTATTAA
- the spx gene encoding transcriptional regulator Spx, which produces MIKIYTISSCTSCKKAKTWLNSHQLPYKEQNLGKEPLTKEEILAILSKTESGVESIVSSKNRYAKALNCDIDELSVSEVIDLIQDNPRILKSPILIDDKRLQVGYKEDDIRAFLPRSIRNVENAEARLRAAL; this is translated from the coding sequence ATGATTAAGATTTATACTATCTCAAGTTGTACTAGCTGTAAAAAAGCTAAAACATGGCTTAATTCCCATCAGCTACCATATAAAGAACAGAATTTAGGAAAAGAACCATTAACAAAAGAAGAAATTTTAGCTATTTTATCTAAAACGGAAAGTGGCGTAGAAAGTATTGTTTCATCAAAAAATCGTTATGCAAAAGCATTAAATTGTGATATTGATGAGCTTAGTGTCAGCGAGGTTATTGATTTAATTCAAGATAATCCACGTATTTTGAAAAGTCCGATATTAATTGATGACAAGCGATTACAAGTCGGTTATAAAGAAGATGATATTCGAGCATTCTTGCCTCGTTCAATTAGAAATGTAGAGAACGCCGAAGCTCGTCTAAGAGCAGCTTTATAA
- a CDS encoding DUF1292 domain-containing protein, with product MAHNHDHEHNHEPELITLVDENGNETLFEILLTIDGKEEFGKNYVLLVPTGAEADEAGEIEIQAYSFTENEDGTEGDLQPIPEDSNEEWDMIEEVFNSFMDEE from the coding sequence ATGGCACATAATCACGACCATGAACATAACCATGAACCAGAATTAATTACTCTTGTTGACGAAAACGGAAATGAAACATTATTTGAAATTCTTTTAACCATTGACGGTAAAGAAGAATTTGGGAAAAACTATGTTTTGTTAGTGCCAACTGGTGCTGAAGCTGACGAAGCAGGTGAAATCGAAATTCAAGCTTATTCATTTACTGAGAATGAAGATGGAACAGAAGGTGATTTACAACCAATTCCAGAGGATTCAAATGAAGAATGGGATATGATTGAAGAAGTCTTCAATAGTTTTATGGATGAAGAATAA
- the mutS gene encoding DNA mismatch repair protein MutS translates to MTKDKISPGMQQYLDIKKDYPDAFLLFRMGDFYELFYEDAVKAAQILEISLTSRNKNAENPIPMAGVPYHSAQQYIDVLIELGYKVAIAEQMEDPKKAVGVVKREVVQVITPGTVVDSSKPDQANNFLVAIDKIDTNFGLAYMDLSTGEFFTTVPSDFTTVTSEILNLKAREVLVGYELLPEEEAILSNQMNLLLSYESDIYEDQKLIPNDLSIVEKTITGKLLQYVFKTQKRELSHLQAVQHYEVKDYLQMSYTTKSSLDLLENSRTGKKHGSLYWYLDETKTAMGLRLLRTWIDRPLVTPEKIVERQEIITAFLEQFMERSDLTESLKGVYDIERLASRVSFGKANPKDLIQLGNTLSQIPLIKSILATFDNLYIDKLVNQIDALPELEGLINQSIDPQAPATIQEGNIIRTGFDDKLDSYRQVLKEGTRWIAEIETKERQSSGISNLKIDYNKKDGYYFHVTNSHIDLVPDYFFRKATLKNSERYGTAELAKIEGQMLEAREESANLEYTIFMSVRSQVEKFIIKLQHLAKTIASVDVLQSLAVVAEKNHLTKPQFNDKQEISIIDGKHPVVEKVMGTQEYIPNDICFDRETNIQLITGPNMSGKSTYMRQLALTVVMAQMGSYVAATEANLPIFDAIFTRIGAADDLISGQSTFMVEMMEANQAIRRSTKQSLILFDELGRGTATYDGMSLAQAIIEHIHHYVGAKTLFATHYHELTALEKELPHLVNVHVSTIENNGEVTFLHKIAEGPADKSYGIHVAKIAGLPDDLLNRANKVLNHYETQSKNQKISDNHDESESQFVNEQLSLFITNEDDNQEVISLLKEVDVMNLTPLQAMNLIFEMKDKLK, encoded by the coding sequence ATGACAAAAGATAAGATTTCTCCCGGAATGCAACAGTATCTGGATATTAAAAAAGATTATCCAGATGCTTTTTTACTTTTTAGAATGGGAGACTTTTATGAACTTTTCTATGAAGATGCGGTAAAAGCAGCACAAATTTTAGAAATTAGCTTAACAAGTCGTAACAAAAATGCTGAAAATCCAATTCCCATGGCAGGTGTACCTTACCATTCAGCTCAACAGTATATTGATGTATTAATCGAACTAGGCTATAAAGTTGCTATCGCAGAGCAGATGGAAGATCCTAAAAAAGCTGTAGGAGTCGTAAAAAGAGAAGTCGTTCAAGTTATCACACCTGGAACAGTTGTTGATTCTAGTAAACCAGATCAAGCCAATAACTTTTTAGTAGCAATCGATAAGATAGATACTAATTTTGGATTAGCTTATATGGACTTATCAACGGGTGAATTTTTCACAACAGTCCCATCGGACTTTACTACTGTAACGAGTGAAATTTTAAATTTAAAAGCAAGAGAAGTTCTGGTTGGATATGAGTTGCTACCGGAAGAAGAAGCAATCTTGTCAAACCAGATGAATTTGTTGTTGTCTTATGAAAGTGACATTTATGAAGATCAAAAACTGATTCCTAATGACTTATCTATAGTTGAAAAGACGATTACAGGTAAGTTATTGCAGTATGTTTTTAAGACGCAAAAAAGAGAACTTAGCCATTTACAAGCTGTTCAACATTATGAAGTAAAGGATTACTTACAAATGTCCTACACGACAAAATCAAGTCTAGACTTACTTGAAAATAGTAGGACAGGTAAAAAACATGGTAGTCTTTATTGGTATTTAGATGAAACCAAAACAGCAATGGGTCTACGTTTATTAAGAACTTGGATTGATAGACCGCTTGTAACACCTGAAAAAATTGTTGAGAGACAAGAAATCATCACTGCTTTTCTAGAGCAGTTTATGGAACGGAGTGATTTAACAGAAAGTCTAAAAGGTGTTTACGATATAGAAAGACTTGCTAGTAGGGTTTCTTTTGGAAAAGCAAATCCTAAAGACCTTATTCAATTAGGCAATACTTTATCACAAATACCACTTATAAAATCAATATTAGCTACATTTGATAACCTCTACATTGACAAGCTTGTCAACCAAATTGACGCGCTTCCAGAATTAGAAGGACTGATTAACCAATCTATAGACCCTCAAGCACCTGCAACAATACAAGAAGGAAATATTATTAGAACTGGTTTTGATGACAAACTTGACAGCTATCGTCAAGTTTTGAAAGAAGGAACAAGGTGGATTGCTGAAATTGAAACAAAAGAACGACAATCAAGTGGTATTTCTAATTTAAAGATAGATTATAATAAAAAAGATGGTTATTATTTCCATGTTACAAATTCACATATTGATTTAGTGCCAGATTATTTTTTTAGAAAAGCAACCTTGAAAAATTCCGAACGGTATGGAACGGCTGAGTTGGCAAAAATTGAAGGGCAAATGTTAGAAGCGCGTGAAGAGTCAGCTAATCTTGAATACACCATCTTTATGAGTGTTAGATCTCAAGTTGAAAAGTTCATCATAAAACTACAACATTTAGCAAAAACAATTGCATCAGTAGATGTTCTACAGAGTTTGGCAGTTGTTGCAGAGAAAAATCATTTAACAAAACCACAATTTAATGATAAACAAGAAATTTCTATTATAGATGGAAAACACCCAGTTGTCGAAAAAGTAATGGGAACTCAGGAATATATTCCTAATGATATTTGTTTTGATAGAGAGACGAATATTCAATTGATAACAGGTCCTAATATGAGTGGGAAGTCAACTTATATGCGTCAACTTGCTCTTACAGTAGTCATGGCTCAAATGGGCTCATATGTCGCTGCAACTGAAGCAAACCTCCCCATTTTTGATGCCATATTTACACGTATCGGAGCTGCTGACGATTTGATTTCAGGACAATCAACTTTTATGGTTGAAATGATGGAAGCAAATCAAGCAATTAGAAGATCTACTAAGCAATCTTTGATACTATTTGATGAATTAGGACGCGGGACAGCGACTTATGATGGGATGTCTTTAGCACAAGCAATCATTGAACATATTCATCATTATGTTGGGGCAAAAACTTTATTTGCGACTCATTATCATGAATTAACTGCTCTTGAAAAAGAATTGCCACATTTAGTCAATGTTCATGTATCTACTATTGAAAATAATGGCGAAGTAACCTTCTTACATAAAATTGCAGAAGGTCCAGCGGATAAATCTTATGGTATCCATGTTGCAAAGATTGCTGGTTTACCTGATGATCTGTTAAATCGAGCAAATAAAGTCTTAAATCATTATGAAACACAATCAAAAAATCAAAAGATTTCTGATAATCATGATGAATCTGAAAGTCAATTTGTAAATGAACAACTATCATTATTTATAACAAATGAAGATGATAATCAAGAAGTCATCAGTCTGTTGAAAGAAGTAGATGTTATGAATTTAACACCACTCCAAGCGATGAATCTTATCTTTGAAATGAAAGATAAATTGAAATAA